A DNA window from Bacillaceae bacterium S4-13-56 contains the following coding sequences:
- the hisA gene encoding 1-(5-phosphoribosyl)-5-[(5-phosphoribosylamino)methylideneamino]imidazole-4-carboxamide isomerase, with product MDIGIYPAIDMRGGKCVRLLQGDYAKETIYGDSPFDMAKTFVEAGVKWIHMVDLDGARDGKRINAEHVLRVAKELPVKVQIGGGIRSEEDVAFYVEQGADRVIIGSIAVSNKELTKELLKKYPGKIAIGLDVKDGFVATHGWYDTSSVTAVELGKEYAQAGASIYIYTDISKDGMMQGPNVQAITELAEETGVPVIASGGVRGQQDVEELSTYPRKLVEGAIIGKALYTGAVNLRKLMNEVDSHAD from the coding sequence ATGGATATCGGAATATATCCGGCGATTGATATGCGAGGCGGCAAATGTGTACGTCTTTTGCAAGGAGATTATGCTAAAGAAACCATATATGGAGATTCTCCCTTTGATATGGCCAAAACCTTTGTAGAGGCTGGCGTCAAATGGATTCACATGGTGGATCTTGATGGAGCAAGGGATGGAAAGCGAATCAATGCGGAGCATGTACTTCGAGTGGCAAAAGAACTTCCTGTAAAAGTGCAAATTGGGGGAGGAATCCGTTCAGAAGAAGATGTCGCTTTTTACGTAGAACAAGGGGCCGATAGGGTCATTATTGGAAGTATTGCAGTTTCTAATAAAGAACTAACCAAAGAATTGCTGAAAAAATATCCTGGCAAAATCGCCATAGGATTAGATGTGAAAGACGGATTTGTTGCTACTCATGGGTGGTATGACACTTCTTCGGTCACAGCAGTAGAATTGGGAAAAGAATATGCACAGGCTGGAGCTTCCATTTATATCTACACGGACATATCTAAAGATGGAATGATGCAAGGTCCGAATGTACAGGCAATCACTGAATTGGCAGAAGAAACGGGGGTTCCTGTCATTGCTTCGGGAGGTGTTCGTGGGCAACAGGATGTGGAGGAACTGTCTACTTATCCAAGAAAATTGGTGGAGGGTGCGATTATTGGGAAAGCCCTTTATACAGGTGCAGTTAACCTCCGCAAGCTTATGAATGAGGTGGATAGCCATGCTGACTAA
- the hisH gene encoding imidazole glycerol phosphate synthase subunit HisH — protein sequence MIGIIDYGMGNLYSVEKAFERLRFPAFLSGDRKELEKADGLLLPGVGAFPDAMKALYEQELVDWVQEKAANGTPLFGICLGMQLLFEESEEIKPTKGLGLLEGRIIPFRGMDGQGNRYKVPHMGWNRLTFEQPDSPIVKDTEEGYVYFVHSYLAETTPELTIASATYETKVPGVVGRGNVFGAQFHPEKSGATGMKLLENYCDFVQNKKA from the coding sequence ATGATTGGGATTATAGATTACGGCATGGGCAATCTCTACAGTGTGGAAAAAGCCTTCGAGAGACTCCGTTTCCCAGCTTTTTTAAGTGGAGATCGTAAGGAGCTGGAGAAAGCTGATGGACTTCTTCTACCAGGCGTTGGTGCATTTCCTGACGCAATGAAGGCCCTTTACGAGCAAGAACTGGTGGACTGGGTTCAAGAAAAAGCAGCTAATGGGACACCTCTTTTTGGAATTTGCCTTGGAATGCAGCTTCTTTTTGAGGAAAGTGAAGAAATAAAGCCTACGAAGGGGCTGGGTCTTCTAGAAGGAAGGATTATTCCTTTTCGGGGAATGGATGGTCAGGGGAACCGCTATAAAGTGCCTCATATGGGATGGAATCGTTTGACCTTTGAACAACCCGATTCGCCTATTGTGAAAGATACAGAAGAAGGCTATGTGTATTTTGTACATTCATATCTGGCCGAGACTACCCCTGAATTGACGATTGCTTCTGCTACCTATGAAACGAAGGTGCCAGGTGTTGTAGGCAGAGGGAATGTTTTTGGTGCACAGTTTCACCCTGAAAAAAGTGGAGCAACAGGAATGAAGCTCTTAGAGAACTATTGCGATTTTGTTCAGAATAAAAAGGCTTAA
- the hisIE gene encoding bifunctional phosphoribosyl-AMP cyclohydrolase/phosphoribosyl-ATP diphosphatase HisIE — protein sequence MNQKWIEEVRFDEKGLVPAIVQDSASKEVLTLAYMNKESLTKTIETGQTWFFSRSRQELWHKGETSGNTQTVQSIKYDCDQDAVLVLVDPAGPACHTGSYSCFDKTVYGNETVAIEDRYAIINELESLLAKRKQELPEGSYTASLFKGGVDRIGKKVIEEAGEVVIAAKNHDQEEMAWEAADLLFHTLLLMTEEKLSIDRVLQVLEERHQSK from the coding sequence ATGAACCAAAAGTGGATAGAAGAAGTTCGATTTGATGAAAAGGGATTAGTTCCTGCTATTGTTCAGGATAGTGCTAGTAAAGAAGTGCTGACCCTTGCCTATATGAACAAAGAATCGTTAACTAAAACAATTGAGACAGGTCAAACGTGGTTCTTTAGTCGTTCAAGGCAGGAGCTTTGGCATAAAGGAGAGACGTCAGGCAACACTCAAACAGTGCAATCCATAAAATATGACTGTGACCAGGATGCTGTACTTGTTTTAGTTGATCCAGCAGGTCCTGCCTGTCACACAGGAAGCTATTCTTGCTTTGATAAGACCGTGTATGGGAATGAGACAGTTGCAATAGAGGACCGTTACGCCATTATAAATGAACTAGAATCTTTACTTGCAAAAAGAAAGCAGGAGCTGCCAGAAGGATCCTACACCGCTTCCCTTTTCAAAGGTGGAGTCGATCGAATCGGGAAAAAGGTAATTGAAGAAGCGGGTGAGGTGGTTATTGCTGCCAAAAATCATGACCAAGAGGAAATGGCTTGGGAGGCTGCGGATCTATTGTTTCACACCTTACTTCTAATGACAGAAGAAAAGCTTTCAATTGATCGAGTCTTACAAGTTTTAGAAGAACGCCATCAATCAAAATAG
- the hisG gene encoding ATP phosphoribosyltransferase, whose protein sequence is MNSPLTIAMPKGRIFEEAADLLKKAGYAVPDDPESSRKLILDLPGQNIRYMMAKPMDVVTYVEYGAADIGIAGKDVLLEQDRDVYELLDLEISPCYLAVAGLPNQPMNSIAPKIATKYPNVASQYFREQGEQIEIIPLNGSIELAPLIGLADRIVDIVSSGRTLKENGLVEYEKTTSITSRFIANPVSYRFKGKLIDPMVEKLRNQIRGGW, encoded by the coding sequence ATGAATAGTCCATTGACCATTGCTATGCCTAAGGGTCGAATTTTTGAGGAGGCGGCAGATTTACTGAAAAAAGCAGGTTATGCCGTTCCAGATGACCCAGAGTCCTCTCGTAAGCTCATTCTTGATCTCCCGGGGCAAAATATTCGGTATATGATGGCGAAACCAATGGATGTAGTCACCTATGTTGAATACGGAGCTGCAGACATTGGAATTGCCGGGAAGGATGTTCTTTTGGAGCAGGATCGTGACGTGTATGAATTATTGGACCTTGAAATTAGTCCATGTTATTTGGCTGTGGCCGGCCTTCCTAATCAACCCATGAATTCGATCGCACCAAAAATTGCAACAAAATATCCGAATGTAGCCTCCCAATATTTCCGTGAACAGGGGGAACAAATCGAAATCATTCCTCTAAACGGATCGATTGAATTAGCTCCCCTTATAGGGCTAGCAGATCGAATTGTTGACATTGTTTCTTCGGGTAGAACCTTAAAGGAAAATGGACTTGTAGAATATGAAAAAACAACTTCTATTACCTCAAGATTTATAGCCAATCCAGTAAGTTATCGTTTTAAAGGGAAGCTCATAGATCCGATGGTGGAGAAATTGAGAAACCAAATCAGAGGAGGGTGGTAA
- the hisD gene encoding histidinol dehydrogenase has protein sequence MKIISPNELDVLKRKIDTGSEEQRKSVQSIIENVRKRKDSALKDYTKILDKAELDDFRVSEQEIQAAIETLPSSMIKTIQEAIDNIREYHEKQKRQSWFMTRNDGTMLGQKVTPLDSVGVYVPGGTAAYPSSVLMNVIPAQVAGVERIVMVSPPDKDGNLSKGVLASACLLGVKEIYKVGGAQAVAALAYGTETITPVDKITGPGNIYVALAKREVFGDVDIDMIAGPSEIVVLSDETGNSTEIAADLLSQAEHDERASSILVTTSEKLGHEVAQQVEDQLRTLPREVIARTSVENYGGVVLCKNLTEAIDVVNQLAPEHLEVLVEEPFTYLDQIRHAGAIFIGKYSSEPVGDYFAGTNHVLPTNGTARFSSPLNVDDFMKKSSVIYYSQQAWKENYEKIADFARLEGFEAHARAVEIRKRGN, from the coding sequence ATGAAAATCATAAGTCCTAATGAATTGGACGTATTAAAGCGAAAAATAGATACGGGCAGCGAAGAACAACGAAAATCTGTTCAATCGATCATTGAGAATGTACGAAAAAGGAAAGATTCTGCACTAAAAGATTACACAAAAATCCTGGACAAGGCAGAGTTAGATGATTTTCGTGTGAGCGAGCAGGAAATTCAGGCTGCTATAGAAACTCTTCCATCTTCCATGATCAAAACAATCCAAGAGGCTATAGACAATATAAGAGAATATCATGAAAAACAAAAACGGCAATCATGGTTTATGACTCGAAACGATGGAACGATGCTAGGGCAGAAAGTAACCCCTCTTGATTCAGTTGGGGTTTATGTTCCTGGTGGCACGGCAGCTTATCCTTCCTCTGTCTTGATGAATGTGATTCCCGCTCAGGTCGCTGGGGTAGAAAGGATCGTCATGGTTTCTCCACCTGATAAAGATGGGAACTTGAGCAAGGGAGTCCTTGCATCCGCCTGCCTTTTAGGAGTTAAGGAAATCTATAAGGTGGGAGGCGCACAGGCTGTTGCCGCACTAGCTTATGGGACGGAGACCATTACTCCCGTCGATAAAATTACAGGACCTGGAAATATTTATGTTGCACTTGCCAAAAGAGAGGTCTTTGGAGATGTTGATATCGACATGATCGCGGGTCCATCTGAGATTGTAGTTTTATCAGATGAAACAGGCAACTCTACTGAAATTGCAGCAGACCTCCTCTCTCAAGCAGAACATGATGAACGCGCATCAAGCATTCTAGTTACTACCTCTGAAAAATTAGGTCATGAGGTTGCACAGCAGGTTGAAGATCAGCTTCGTACCTTGCCTAGAGAGGTTATTGCAAGAACTTCTGTTGAAAATTATGGAGGAGTCGTACTATGCAAGAATTTAACGGAAGCTATTGATGTAGTTAATCAGTTGGCGCCGGAGCACTTAGAAGTTTTAGTAGAAGAACCATTCACCTACTTAGATCAAATTCGGCACGCTGGTGCTATATTTATAGGGAAATACAGCTCAGAGCCTGTCGGTGATTATTTCGCAGGAACGAATCATGTTTTACCTACGAATGGAACAGCTAGATTTTCAAGTCCTCTTAATGTGGATGACTTTATGAAAAAATCAAGTGTCATTTATTATAGTCAACAAGCGTGGAAGGAAAACTATGAAAAGATAGCAGACTTTGCTCGCTTAGAGGGCTTTGAAGCTCACGCGAGAGCTGTTGAAATCAGGAAGCGAGGGAACTAG
- the hisF gene encoding imidazole glycerol phosphate synthase subunit HisF, which produces MLTKRIIPCLDVKEGRVVKGIQFVNLRDAGDPVELAKVYDKQGADELVFLDISASHEGKETMIDVVREVAAELAIPFTVGGGIRTLEDMKRVLRAGADKVSLNTAAIENPSIIKEGSDFFGKQCIVVAIDAKFEPEESKWYVYTHGGRKKSQYELIEWVRKIEELGAGEILLTSMDQDGEKKGFDLPLLKAVQEIATIPVIASGGAGSAEHFVDAFQETQVDAALAASIFHYQETSIQAVKEQLKEKGVHVR; this is translated from the coding sequence ATGCTGACTAAAAGAATTATACCCTGCCTTGATGTTAAAGAGGGCCGAGTCGTAAAAGGGATACAATTTGTTAATCTGCGCGATGCGGGCGACCCAGTTGAACTTGCTAAAGTGTATGATAAGCAAGGGGCGGATGAACTTGTATTTTTAGATATTTCAGCTTCACATGAAGGAAAGGAAACCATGATTGATGTTGTGCGAGAGGTTGCAGCAGAACTGGCTATTCCTTTTACGGTGGGAGGAGGAATTCGTACTTTAGAGGATATGAAAAGAGTACTGAGAGCCGGTGCAGATAAGGTCTCATTAAATACAGCTGCTATTGAAAATCCTTCTATTATCAAAGAAGGGTCTGACTTTTTTGGAAAGCAATGTATCGTTGTTGCTATAGACGCAAAGTTTGAACCAGAAGAAAGTAAATGGTATGTCTATACGCATGGAGGAAGAAAAAAGTCACAATATGAGTTGATTGAATGGGTTCGTAAAATAGAAGAACTGGGTGCAGGTGAAATCCTTTTAACGAGCATGGATCAAGACGGAGAGAAAAAAGGTTTTGATTTACCGTTATTGAAAGCTGTTCAGGAAATTGCAACCATTCCTGTCATTGCTTCTGGAGGAGCAGGAAGTGCCGAGCATTTTGTAGATGCATTTCAAGAAACCCAAGTCGATGCAGCATTAGCGGCTTCGATTTTTCATTATCAAGAAACATCCATTCAAGCTGTTAAGGAACAGTTAAAGGAGAAGGGAGTTCATGTGCGATGA
- the trxB gene encoding thioredoxin-disulfide reductase has translation MEERIYDVIIAGAGPAGMTAAVYASRANLDTLMIERGVPGGQMANTEEVENYPGYDHILGPELSTKMFDHAKKFGAEYAYGDIKEVKDGKEYKTVVAGSKEYKARAVIITTGAQYKKMGVPGEQELGGRGVSYCAVCDGAFFKEKELFVIGGGDSAVEEGVYLTRFAKKVTIVHRRDQLRAQKILQQRAFDNEKIDFIWNTVVEKISEKDGKVGSVTLKNRETNETYDAPIDGVFVYIGMVPLSKPFESLGITNEEGYIVTNEKMETQVPGIFAAGDIREKELRQIVTATGDGSIAAQSAQHYIENLLEELKAAK, from the coding sequence GTGGAAGAACGTATTTATGATGTTATTATTGCGGGTGCAGGTCCAGCTGGAATGACAGCTGCCGTTTATGCGTCTCGTGCTAATCTAGACACCTTGATGATTGAGAGAGGTGTACCAGGTGGCCAGATGGCAAACACAGAAGAAGTAGAAAATTATCCAGGGTATGATCATATTCTTGGCCCAGAACTATCTACCAAAATGTTTGACCATGCCAAAAAATTTGGAGCAGAATATGCTTATGGAGATATTAAAGAGGTCAAGGATGGAAAAGAATATAAGACCGTTGTGGCTGGGAGTAAAGAATATAAAGCACGTGCGGTCATTATAACAACTGGTGCGCAATATAAAAAAATGGGGGTTCCAGGAGAACAAGAACTTGGTGGCCGTGGAGTTTCTTATTGTGCTGTTTGTGATGGTGCTTTCTTTAAAGAGAAAGAGCTTTTCGTCATTGGTGGTGGAGACTCTGCCGTGGAAGAGGGTGTCTATCTAACACGTTTTGCAAAAAAAGTAACCATTGTTCACAGAAGAGATCAATTGAGAGCACAAAAAATTCTACAGCAACGTGCATTCGATAACGAGAAAATTGATTTCATTTGGAATACAGTCGTTGAAAAAATCAGCGAGAAGGATGGAAAAGTAGGAAGTGTGACCCTAAAGAACAGGGAAACAAATGAAACTTACGATGCTCCAATTGATGGTGTCTTTGTTTATATTGGTATGGTTCCATTAAGCAAACCTTTCGAATCTTTAGGAATTACTAATGAAGAAGGATATATTGTTACTAATGAAAAAATGGAAACACAAGTACCAGGTATTTTTGCTGCTGGTGACATCCGTGAAAAGGAATTAAGACAAATTGTAACAGCTACAGGTGACGGAAGTATAGCGGCTCAATCTGCTCAACATTATATTGAAAATCTGTTAGAAGAATTAAAAGCAGCTAAGTAG
- the hisB gene encoding imidazoleglycerol-phosphate dehydratase HisB: MEERRSYINRQTRETQIEVNLFIDGDGKSELDIQVPFMAHMMELFTKHGFFTTNIKAKGDVEVDDHHVTEDLGICLGQALKQALGTKEGIKRYGSSTIPMDEALVTVAVDLSDRPHLEWKAELPSTKLGTFDTENVHEFFWKFALEARMNLHIVVHHGRNTHHIVEAMFKAIARALDEATQIDPRIQGILSTKGSLG, from the coding sequence GTGGAAGAACGTCGCAGTTATATTAATCGTCAAACAAGGGAAACGCAAATAGAGGTTAACCTGTTTATTGATGGAGATGGCAAATCAGAGCTAGATATCCAGGTGCCTTTTATGGCTCACATGATGGAGCTTTTTACGAAGCACGGCTTTTTTACTACAAATATTAAGGCTAAAGGGGATGTGGAGGTGGATGACCACCACGTAACGGAGGACCTTGGGATTTGTTTAGGTCAGGCTTTAAAACAGGCCCTTGGAACAAAAGAAGGAATTAAACGTTACGGTTCCTCTACCATTCCGATGGATGAAGCTCTGGTGACCGTGGCTGTTGATTTAAGTGATCGTCCACATTTGGAGTGGAAGGCTGAGTTACCTTCCACTAAACTTGGAACTTTTGATACGGAAAATGTCCACGAGTTTTTTTGGAAGTTCGCTTTGGAAGCTCGTATGAACTTGCATATAGTTGTTCACCATGGCCGCAATACCCATCACATCGTGGAGGCTATGTTTAAGGCTATAGCTAGGGCGTTGGATGAAGCTACGCAAATTGATCCGCGAATTCAAGGTATACTTTCTACGAAAGGAAGCTTAGGATAA
- a CDS encoding tetratricopeptide repeat protein translates to MSSLSQKQNVNKIVSIQQDANFYFHKGVKAFQKRDFLKAKKAFIKAVELAPSEPLFKCQLSVLHTEMGSYHVANQLLNEVLEDYQEEYSDCYYLLANNFAHLGLFYEAKKYSKKYLDTENDGEFVEDASQLLELIELNEEEMDEDWMFQEEDELLMHQESVFYHMERENWKEALPILNEMLALYPDQVSVKHDYAYVIFQLGHKDEAIKLEETWLENEPGSLHSHCNLAQFYYLEQSEKAKNHMEILQLVYPMHDGQKLKVAVTLAKVGYYKEAYDRFLILQKRNLKEYRSYFQWFSISAYKTGHLSKALELWEEGLKKFPCLSQKKGPWEW, encoded by the coding sequence ATGTCATCCCTAAGCCAAAAACAAAATGTTAATAAAATAGTTTCTATTCAACAAGATGCCAATTTTTACTTCCACAAAGGAGTCAAAGCTTTCCAAAAGCGTGATTTCCTTAAAGCAAAGAAGGCGTTTATTAAGGCAGTCGAATTAGCTCCTAGTGAACCACTGTTTAAGTGTCAGCTTTCAGTATTACACACAGAGATGGGCTCCTATCATGTCGCTAATCAACTTCTTAATGAAGTCCTAGAAGATTATCAGGAAGAATATAGTGATTGTTATTATTTGTTAGCTAATAATTTCGCGCATCTTGGTTTGTTTTATGAAGCTAAGAAGTATTCAAAAAAATATTTAGACACAGAGAATGATGGCGAGTTTGTAGAGGATGCTAGCCAGTTATTAGAGTTAATAGAGTTAAACGAGGAAGAAATGGATGAAGATTGGATGTTTCAAGAAGAGGACGAACTCCTCATGCATCAGGAATCTGTTTTTTATCACATGGAACGGGAAAATTGGAAAGAAGCCCTTCCTATACTCAATGAAATGCTAGCGTTATATCCCGATCAGGTCTCTGTTAAACACGATTATGCTTATGTAATTTTCCAGTTGGGTCATAAAGATGAAGCAATTAAGCTTGAAGAGACTTGGCTTGAAAATGAACCGGGATCCCTTCATAGTCATTGTAATCTTGCTCAATTTTACTATTTAGAGCAATCCGAGAAAGCGAAGAATCACATGGAGATTCTTCAACTAGTATATCCTATGCATGATGGACAAAAATTAAAAGTAGCAGTTACCTTAGCGAAGGTAGGATATTATAAAGAAGCATATGACCGTTTTTTAATACTTCAAAAAAGGAACCTTAAAGAATATCGATCCTATTTTCAATGGTTCAGTATATCAGCTTATAAAACGGGTCACCTATCTAAAGCACTTGAGCTATGGGAAGAGGGCTTGAAGAAATTCCCTTGCTTATCGCAAAAGAAAGGACCTTGGGAATGGTAA